A part of Prolixibacteraceae bacterium genomic DNA contains:
- a CDS encoding DUF4981 domain-containing protein: protein MKPQLWSVLVLLTFICNITIAQNYWEDPSFFQKNKEKPHATLKHVEKPEDLFNTSLKELKNYQSLNGKWFFHLAKNPKDAPKDFHKNDYNTDKWNKITVPSNWELEGYSFPIYTNIIYPFKKNPPLVPQEKNPTASYKRSFTVPNSWSGQQIYIHFGAVKSNLKLWINGMEVGYSQGSKTPAEFDITSYIKKGKNTVSARIMRWCDGSYLEDQDFWRLSGIERDIYIYAVNPVYIRDIFVTSNLDRNYKDGLLTIEANISDHRQTYDTPFELTMQLLDYQNNIIAADKTEVSISSKQTKVDFFKRISSPLKWTAETPNLYKLVLTLKQGDKILDITGNRVGFRKVEIIDKQFCVNGVPVYIKGVNRHEHDQITGHVISEELMRKDLELMKRNNINAVRLAHYPNDPLFYDLCDEYGFYVCDEANIESHGMGYGKESLAKNPLWKKAHMDRMVRMVERDKNHPSIVFWSLGNEAGDGKTFEAMSRWLHRRDPSRVVQYERIEFRPHTDIICPQYPSIERMKKYADDPASYRPYIMSEYAHAMGNSVGNFEDYWDLIYSKKLLQGGFIWDWVDQGLLEHTKDGSPYWTYGGDYEPKGIHTDGNFCINGIIQPDRTPNPSLYEVKKVHQFIRFIAEDLKQGKVQIINQYDFIDLTNIRIQWELLANNQVIDKGTLHNFNLNARKSKVVTIPTSEITDKKGVEYFLNFKAYSISETPLVPKDWLMAYEQFQLTSNKRNKTYITTSPKLKVTKSKSGIKISNKQITISFNHSEGRIDSYKVNGKKIFNQGPTPDFWRAPNDNDYGAKLHKKLKAWKLDTENNSIDRYEVEVKESEISVTYHYKLSKTKSDLIIAYHVYNDGVIKVDEKINIGDKAPMMLPRFGMNLLLSDKYSNFTYFGRGPYENYWDRHAASIVGEYSSKVIEQYHDYVRPQENGYKTDIRWATLTDRNGNGIIFIADSLISMSTLPFLKSDFDSGERRTGHLYDLPKRKTISVNIDYKQTGVGGYDSWWALPRKRYRLNKKSYHYSYYICPFNKNENPFQKASF, encoded by the coding sequence ATGAAACCACAACTATGGTCTGTTTTAGTCTTACTTACATTCATATGTAATATCACTATCGCACAAAACTATTGGGAAGACCCATCTTTTTTCCAGAAAAACAAAGAGAAGCCACATGCAACATTAAAACATGTCGAAAAGCCAGAAGACCTTTTCAATACTTCATTAAAAGAGCTTAAAAATTACCAATCTCTTAATGGAAAATGGTTCTTTCATCTTGCTAAAAACCCCAAAGATGCCCCCAAAGACTTTCACAAAAATGATTACAATACGGATAAATGGAACAAAATAACCGTACCATCTAATTGGGAACTTGAGGGATATTCTTTTCCTATTTACACCAATATTATCTACCCATTTAAAAAGAATCCTCCTCTTGTACCTCAAGAAAAAAATCCCACAGCATCATATAAAAGATCATTTACAGTCCCTAATTCATGGAGTGGACAGCAGATATATATACATTTTGGAGCTGTAAAATCCAATCTCAAACTTTGGATTAATGGAATGGAAGTTGGCTACAGTCAAGGATCCAAAACTCCAGCAGAATTTGATATAACTTCGTACATTAAAAAAGGCAAGAATACAGTAAGTGCGCGTATTATGAGATGGTGCGATGGGTCATATCTAGAAGATCAAGACTTTTGGAGATTAAGTGGCATTGAAAGAGACATCTATATCTATGCTGTAAACCCAGTTTATATCAGAGATATTTTTGTTACAAGTAATCTCGATAGAAACTACAAAGACGGACTACTTACAATTGAAGCCAACATTTCGGATCATCGACAAACTTATGATACTCCGTTTGAACTTACCATGCAACTTCTAGATTATCAAAACAATATTATTGCTGCAGATAAAACAGAAGTATCTATCTCTTCAAAACAAACCAAGGTCGATTTCTTCAAACGAATCTCCTCTCCTCTTAAATGGACAGCTGAAACACCAAACTTATATAAACTTGTTTTAACTTTAAAGCAAGGAGATAAAATATTAGATATAACAGGAAATAGAGTTGGATTCAGAAAAGTTGAGATAATTGACAAGCAGTTTTGCGTCAATGGAGTTCCTGTTTACATCAAAGGCGTTAATAGACACGAACACGATCAAATAACCGGACACGTTATTTCAGAAGAGCTAATGAGAAAAGACCTAGAGTTAATGAAGCGAAACAACATAAACGCAGTTCGTCTTGCTCATTATCCTAATGATCCTTTATTCTACGACCTTTGTGATGAATATGGTTTTTATGTCTGCGATGAAGCAAATATTGAATCTCACGGAATGGGCTACGGTAAAGAGTCATTAGCTAAAAACCCGCTATGGAAAAAGGCACATATGGATAGAATGGTTCGTATGGTTGAAAGAGACAAAAACCACCCTTCGATTGTATTTTGGTCCTTGGGTAACGAAGCTGGCGATGGTAAAACATTCGAAGCGATGTCAAGATGGTTACATCGTAGAGATCCATCTAGAGTTGTACAGTACGAACGTATTGAATTTAGACCTCATACAGATATTATATGTCCACAATACCCGTCTATCGAACGAATGAAGAAATATGCCGATGATCCTGCATCTTATCGACCATATATCATGTCAGAATATGCTCATGCTATGGGTAATTCAGTAGGAAACTTTGAAGATTATTGGGACCTAATCTATAGTAAAAAACTTTTACAAGGAGGTTTTATATGGGATTGGGTTGATCAAGGACTACTTGAGCATACAAAGGATGGTAGTCCTTATTGGACATACGGTGGAGACTATGAACCCAAGGGAATACATACTGATGGCAATTTCTGTATCAATGGTATTATTCAACCTGACAGAACCCCAAATCCATCACTTTATGAGGTAAAGAAAGTCCACCAATTTATTCGTTTTATTGCAGAAGATTTAAAGCAAGGTAAAGTTCAAATTATAAACCAATATGATTTTATTGATTTGACAAATATTAGGATACAGTGGGAACTTCTTGCAAATAATCAGGTCATCGATAAAGGAACACTTCATAACTTTAACCTTAACGCTCGAAAATCAAAAGTTGTAACTATCCCAACATCAGAAATCACAGATAAAAAGGGGGTAGAATACTTTCTGAACTTCAAAGCTTATTCCATCTCAGAAACACCACTTGTTCCTAAAGATTGGTTAATGGCTTACGAACAATTCCAACTAACATCAAATAAAAGAAACAAGACATACATAACGACCTCTCCAAAGCTAAAAGTAACGAAGTCGAAGAGTGGAATTAAGATATCAAATAAACAAATTACCATTAGCTTTAACCATTCTGAGGGAAGAATTGATTCATATAAAGTAAATGGCAAGAAAATTTTCAATCAAGGACCGACACCTGATTTCTGGAGAGCACCTAATGATAATGATTATGGAGCAAAACTTCATAAAAAACTAAAAGCATGGAAATTAGACACTGAAAACAACTCAATTGATCGTTATGAAGTAGAGGTAAAAGAGTCAGAAATATCTGTAACCTATCACTACAAACTCTCAAAGACAAAAAGTGATTTAATAATTGCATATCATGTCTATAATGATGGTGTCATTAAGGTAGATGAAAAAATAAATATTGGTGATAAAGCGCCAATGATGTTGCCAAGGTTTGGAATGAACCTACTACTTTCTGATAAATATTCAAACTTCACCTATTTTGGACGCGGCCCTTACGAGAATTATTGGGACAGACACGCTGCTTCAATTGTTGGAGAATATAGTAGTAAAGTAATAGAGCAATATCATGATTATGTAAGACCTCAAGAGAACGGTTATAAAACAGACATACGCTGGGCCACACTAACAGATCGAAATGGTAACGGTATCATATTTATTGCAGACAGTCTTATTTCGATGAGCACACTTCCATTCTTAAAAAGTGATTTCGATTCAGGAGAGAGAAGGACTGGACACTTATATGATCTACCAAAGCGTAAGACTATAAGTGTAAATATTGACTATAAACAGACTGGAGTTGGAGGATATGATAGCTGGTGGGCTCTACCTAGAAAAAGGTATCGCTTAAACAAAAAATCATATCACTACAGCTACTATATATGCCCATTCAATAAGAATGAAAACCCTTTTCAAAAAGCGTCCTTCTAA
- a CDS encoding class I SAM-dependent methyltransferase, whose protein sequence is MKLNNMSRAVNEWDKRYSEDEYIYGISPNNFLKDSLERYSVKGNILMVAEGEGRNGVYVAKKGLNVYAFDISAQAKVKALRLTEKMDVTIDYKVGDFRELEWNHDGFDAIVLIYSHFPPEIRTSYFQKMISLLKNNGYVIFECFSEEHLSYRDKNPSVGGPNNIELLYSEGFLRGEFNELDILELKEKEIVLEEGTFHQGIAKVLRMVARKSE, encoded by the coding sequence ATGAAATTAAATAATATGAGTCGAGCCGTTAATGAGTGGGATAAACGTTATTCTGAAGATGAATATATTTATGGGATATCTCCCAATAATTTTTTAAAAGATTCTTTAGAACGCTATAGTGTTAAGGGAAACATACTGATGGTTGCTGAAGGTGAGGGGCGGAATGGTGTCTATGTTGCAAAAAAGGGTCTTAATGTTTATGCATTTGATATTAGTGCACAGGCAAAAGTTAAGGCTTTAAGATTAACAGAGAAGATGGATGTTACTATTGATTATAAAGTAGGCGATTTTAGGGAACTAGAGTGGAATCATGATGGTTTTGATGCGATTGTTTTGATTTATTCACACTTTCCACCTGAAATAAGAACTTCATATTTCCAAAAGATGATTTCCCTTTTAAAGAATAATGGATATGTTATATTTGAATGTTTTAGTGAAGAACATCTTTCATATCGAGATAAGAATCCATCAGTAGGTGGCCCCAATAATATAGAATTATTGTATAGTGAAGGTTTTCTGAGAGGTGAATTTAATGAGTTAGATATTCTAGAGCTGAAAGAAAAGGAGATTGTTTTAGAGGAAGGAACGTTTCATCAAGGGATTGCAAAAGTTCTTCGAATGGTGGCACGAAAAAGCGAATAA